From Draconibacterium halophilum, one genomic window encodes:
- a CDS encoding DEAD/DEAH box helicase: MKDTPVEKQTLLFSATMPKEIVRIANTYMADPHEISVGKRNAGAENVEHNYYLVHARDRYIALKRVADINPNIYG; encoded by the coding sequence TTGAAAGATACACCGGTAGAAAAACAAACATTACTGTTTTCGGCTACTATGCCAAAAGAGATTGTGCGAATTGCCAATACCTACATGGCCGATCCTCACGAAATTTCGGTGGGAAAACGTAATGCCGGTGCCGAAAATGTAGAGCACAACTATTACCTGGTGCATGCCAGAGACCGCTATATAGCACTAAAGCGTGTGGCTGATATCAACCCGAATATTTACGGATAA
- a CDS encoding DEAD/DEAH box helicase, giving the protein MLETDQDMVALAQTGTGKTAAFGLPIVQQFDSLVKVPQALILSPTRELALQIARDLETFSKNINGAKIATLYAAPTSENRLKTLRVAPRLWWNSGPYPRPDKRKKLKVHEIKWLVLDEADEMLSMDLRMTLMPY; this is encoded by the coding sequence TTGTTGGAAACCGACCAGGATATGGTTGCGTTGGCACAAACTGGAACGGGAAAAACAGCGGCATTTGGGCTACCTATTGTTCAGCAGTTCGACAGTTTGGTAAAAGTACCGCAGGCCTTAATATTAAGCCCAACGCGCGAACTGGCTTTGCAGATTGCTAGAGACCTTGAAACGTTCTCGAAAAACATTAACGGAGCAAAAATAGCCACTTTATATGCGGCTCCGACATCAGAAAACAGATTAAAGACCTTGAGAGTGGCGCCCAGATTGTGGTGGAACTCCGGGCCGTACCCTCGACCTGATAAAAGGAAGAAACTAAAGGTACACGAAATAAAGTGGTTGGTCCTCGATGAAGCCGACGAAATGCTTTCAATGGATTTAAGGATGACCTTGATGCCATATTGA